In Harpia harpyja isolate bHarHar1 chromosome 12, bHarHar1 primary haplotype, whole genome shotgun sequence, a single window of DNA contains:
- the LOC128149671 gene encoding uncharacterized protein LOC128149671: protein MGPSSSGLAPHTAQLALAAGLVRKRSAKTMYQHFLFLFFFSFHLHKCQDQILGEDPYEMPKDYQEVYRGTKNDIKEIPKIAKPFISEMIFVQTSITAIRKGAFGYMPNLIKILFIGNKIKTVEPGAFDNLVKLRDLEISGALLEELAVGTFQNLPSLQRLELRDSHLRYIPKGLFDGLENLGELSLHINAISSLPEGIFDSLVNLTFLDLARNRITTLPGDAFSKLPQLQVLRLYENELQDLPEGLLDSQSGLLELSLQRNRLRALPSMFLRRLPHLEKLLLDNNFIEVLPPQGFFGLNKLKLLTLSSNHITELPCCLFDTMPHLQELDLGRNSLATLPDSIFVNLTSLGKLILSHNQLAALPRGAFTGLSKLLDLQLDTNQLSALDDEVFASLPNLKTLNLRKNQLESVPRGLLDPLKKLSSVYLSGNPWRCDCNLCYLHSWILGNSEKVKFSTQVSCKSPPHLAGRAVTSLRDDHLTCQATLPLSASFTPSLPFTSTSSQGISMLLSPGALPTAVPTTLSLAAFPIMALPTMLSPVATSAMMPTEAAFTTPSPTVLLKAFIATPSSTVLPKTSITTPSSTMLPKTSITMTTSTMLPKASITTPSSSVLPETSITTLSPVVPPEASITTPSPTVLPETSINTPSSTMLPKASITTPSPTVLPETSINTPSPTVLPKASVTTPSPAVPQEAFGLCVTPAVISLQPPGAPSPEPALSTLASATTSVPTIPLAATTRQVSPALLVPMERPATIQWGTSSISLVSAPPEALWPPPRAAVPGMVLLASRSPSHRAPAPGGEQGRATAWGLSTVGTQPAPTAPQRALTPAGTVLLPTPPVPPPPDHTSPWPASPPLAPSGHHTWGFALRSSPWHCRVSLALGLAALALQAGCTLLWGTLVLLLHQATRRRGHPLPPVRLLRLQALAAPGPPEQARAPL, encoded by the exons ATGGGACCCTCGTCTTCTGGCCTTGCTCCTCACACGGCACAGCTCGCTCTGGCGGCTGGACTCGTTCGCAAGCGCTCAGCCAA gACTATGTACCagcatttcctcttccttttcttcttctccttccatCTCCATAAATGCCAAGATCAAATCCTGGGTGAAGATCCATATGAAATGCCCAAAGACTACCAGGAGGTCTACAGAGGGACAAAAAATGACATCAAAGAGATCCCAAAGATTGCAAAGCCCTTCATTTCTGAGATGATCTTTGTGCAAACCAGCATCACTGCTATAAGGAAAGGTGCCTTCGGGTACATGCCCAACCTGATCAAGATTTTGTTTATTGGCAACAAGATCAAGACAGTTGAACCTGGAGCCTTTGATAATTTGGTCAAGCTGAGGGACTTGGAGATCTCTGGTGCCTTGTTGGAAGAACTAGCTGTGGGCACTTTCCAAAACCTCCCAAGCTTGCAGAGGCTGGAGCTGAGAGACAGCCACCTCAGATACATCCCCAAAGGCCTGTTTGATGGGCTGGAAAATTTGGGAGAGCTCTCCCTGCACATCAATGCAATCTCTTCTCTTCCAGAAGGCATTTTTGATTCTCTCGTCAATCTAACATTTTTGGACCTTGCTAGAAACAGGATCACAACTCTTCCTGGGGATGCCTTTAGCAAACTCCCTCAGCTGCAAGTCCTCCGGCTGTATGAGAATGAGTTGCAGGACCTCCCAGAGGGGCTGCTAGACAGTCAGTCGGGACTGCTGGAGCTCAGCCTCCAGAGGAACAGGCTCAGGGCACTGCCATCCATGTTTCTGAGGAGGCTGCCTCACCTGGAGAAGCTCCTCTTGGACAACAACTTCATCGAGGTTCTCCCACCTCAGGGCTTTTTTGGTTTAAACAAATTGAAGCTGCTGACTCTGAGTTCAAACCACATTACGGAGCTCCCCTGCTGCCTTTTTGACACCATGCCACACCTGCAGGAGCTGGACCTGGGCAGGAACAGTTTGGCCACACTTCCAGACAGCATCTTTGTCAACCTGACGTCTCTTGGCAAACTCATCTTGTCCCACAACCAGCTAGCAGCCCTGCCAAGAGGAGCCTTCACTGGGCTCAGCAAGCTGTTGGACCTCCAGCTGGACACAAATCAGCTCTCTGCTCTGGATGATGAGGTCTTTGCTTCTCTCCCAAATCTGAAAACCCTCAACCTTCGGAAGAATCAGCTGGAGAGCGTGCCCCGAGGGCTTCTGGACCCCCTGAAGAAGCTCAGCTCAGTGTATCTGAGTGGAAACCCATGGAGATGTGACTGCAACCTCTGCTACCTGCACAGCTGGATCCTAGGCAACAGTGAGAAGGTCAAATTTTCCACCCAAGTATCATGCAAGAGTCCACCCCACCTGGCAGGGCGAGCAGTGACATCACTGAGGGATGACCACTTAACTTGCCAAGCTACTCTGCCTCTTTCAGCTTCTTTTACCCCATCTCTGCCATTCACCTCCACATCATCACAGGGGATATCAATGTTGCTGTCACCTGGAGCCTTGCCCACTGCAGTGCCAACCACGTTGTCATTGGCAGCCTTTCCCATCATGGCACTGCCAACCATGCTGTCACCTGTGGCCACCTCTGCCATGATGCCAACGGAGGCCGCCTTCACCACTCCATCACCAACTGTGCTGCTGAAGGCCTTCATTGCCACCCCATCATCAACTGTGCTGCCCAAGACCTCCATCACCACGCCATCATCAACTATGCTGCCCAAGACGTCCATCACCATGACAACATCAACCATGCTGCCAAAGGCCTCCATCACCACCCCATCATCATCTGTGCTGCCTGAGACCTCCATCACCACCCTATCACCAGTTGTGCCACCTGAGGCCTCCATCACCACCCCATCACCAACTGTGCTGCCAGAGACCTCCATCAACACACCATCATCAACCATGCTGCCAAAGGCCTCCATCACCACCCCATCACCAACTGTGTTGCCAGAGACCTCCATCAATACACCATCACCAACTGTGCTGCCCAAGGCTTCCGTCACCACCCCATCACCCGCTGTGCCACAGGAGGCCTTCGGCCTGTGTGTAACTCCAGCCGTCATAAGCCTACAGCCTCCTGGggcccccagcccagagcctgcACTGTCCACTCTAGCTTCTGCCACCACATCAGTGCCAACCATCCCGCTGGCAGCCACCACCAGACAAGTGTCTCCTGCTCTTCTGGTGCCCATGGAGAGGCCAGCCACCATCCAGTGGGGGACATCCAGCATCTCCCTTGTCTCGGCCCCCCCTGAGGCACTCTGGCCaccccccagggctgctgtgccGGGCATGGTCCTTCTGGCCTCACGCTCCCCGTCCCACCGTGCTCCTGCGCCAGGCGGGGAGCAGGGCCGTGCCACCGCATGGGGCTTGTCCACGGTTGGCACCCAGCCCGCTCCCACTGCCCCCCAACGCGCTCTCACCCCTGCAGGCACCGTCCTGCTCCCGACACCTCCTGTCCCCCCGCCGCCAGACCATACGAGCCCCTGGCCGGCCTCCCCGCCCCTGGCCCCCAGCGGCCATCACACCTGGGGCTTCGCCCTGCGGTCCAGCCCATGGCACTGCCGGGTGTCCCTGGCCCTGGGCCTGGCTGCGCTGgcgctgcaggcaggctgcacgCTGCTATGGGGGACACTCGTCCTTCTCCTGCACCAAGCCACCCGCCGCCGGGGCCACCCCCTGCCACCGGTGAGGCTGCTGCGTCTCCAAGCCCTGGCTGCCCCGGGGCCCCCCGAGCAAGCCCGGGCACCGCTTTGA